The Cutaneotrichosporon cavernicola HIS019 DNA, chromosome: 5 DNA segment GGCggaccgcgccgagcgcgaccgaATCGAGCAGGAGCGTGTCCTCTCCGAAGCCAAGGATGCCAAAAACACCGCCTTtgccgagaagaaggcagCTGCCCGAGCAGCCAACCCAGACCGCGACACGACGGGCGTCAAGCCCCTCTCGAGCGTGATCAACCTCCCTCTCATCTTGATGACACCGCACAGCCAGTCGCAGGTCGCAGCCATCTGGAACACGTTCCACACAACCCATCCCACGTTGGCAGGAAGCTACCTGTCTGCAACCCTGCCGAAGGAGACGTACCAGGGCATGCTACAGCTTGCGAAGAGCGACCCATTCTTCGTGGTTCCACTTCCGCGTCAGGGGAAGGACGGCGCTTCGGACGCCTTTGAGATGTTTTACCTCCAGTGGTTGTTCCATGTGCCTCCGGCTGCACCACCTCTCGCTGATGGGAAGCCGACAGGGCCGCTGCCGCCCGTTACTAGCGTTATCTTTACGCCGCTCGAGGAGTTCAAGCAGGCTGGCGAGTGGGCACAGCCTTacctcgtcctcacgcATTATCCCGACCTCGCGGATAGCCATGGCCTTGTACTGATGCGCGGAGAGATTAGCGCGCAGACCGCAGGCGGGCCGCCCGGCGCCGTCGATAACCCCGGATACCTCCTTACGCAGCAGGacgcgcagctcctcacTCTCGCCCTCCAGCGGTTCTACTGCTCCGATATTGCGCCGCCGAACGAAAccgccaaggacaaggacgagcgGTTGAAGCGCAAGCAGGCGCTTCGCGACTTCCGCGAGAAGCCCGAGGAGTGGGACTGGAACGGCCTCGTTGATATGGCGTACGGTGGCCTCGCTTAGAAGATGCATGATAGATGAGGAAGTGACTACATTTGCATATGGTGATCCGCTCTACTGCTACATCTACTGTCTACTCAATCACGATCGCGTCCGCTTCGCCTGCACCCgtcttgcgcttcttggctGGTGTCTCCAAGTCATCTGCGGCCGTGCGCTTGGCGCCTGTCGGCTCAGGAGGCCCGCTATCGTCGAAAATAATCTCAtcgtcgcccgcctcggACAGCGCTGCATCAGGTGTGGGACGCTTCGGCACATCCGGCACTGACTCGGGCAGAGTGTACCCCTTATCTGAATCCTCGTCTAGCGCAGTGATGCAAAAGTGGACACGGCAGTAGACGCTGTCCTCATCTGCGACTGTGAGATACTGGCCACGggtgacgccgaggtcggccagTGTCCTTCCAAGGTTGTCATCGAAGTCCGGGTCCGCAAGTAGACGGCCTCCCTCCATAATGAGGGCTTC contains these protein-coding regions:
- a CDS encoding uncharacterized protein (ATP11 protein); translated protein: MLRTALARLPRVGASSAQVRAFTASSARADDIIKKLEESLTPREAVERKRKEFEAKYGDKLKKKVEAEGVANLDALKTKKVVPSILAKRKAEQYRQEEADRAERDRIEQERVLSEAKDAKNTAFAEKKAAARAANPDRDTTGVKPLSSVINLPLILMTPHSQSQVAAIWNTFHTTHPTLAGSYLSATLPKETYQGMLQLAKSDPFFVVPLPRQGKDGASDAFEMFYLQWLFHVPPAAPPLADGKPTGPLPPVTSVIFTPLEEFKQAGEWAQPYLVLTHYPDLADSHGLVLMRGEISAQTAGGPPGAVDNPGYLLTQQDAQLLTLALQRFYCSDIAPPNETAKDKDERLKRKQALRDFREKPEEWDWNGLVDMAYGGLA